In Periophthalmus magnuspinnatus isolate fPerMag1 chromosome 9, fPerMag1.2.pri, whole genome shotgun sequence, the sequence CAAAATCTCCGGCAGTGAAGTCCCCTTCTGCAGATGAACCAAAGCCTGAATCAGAGAAAGTAGCCTCCAAAGTCTCTccaaataaagagaaaaaagatgaTGAGAAACCTGTGAAGGAGGACAAAAAGACTAGCGAACAACCAGGCAAGGAAGAGAAGAAGTCTCAAGAGAAGGAAACTGACAGCAAAGCAGAGAAGGGGGACAATAAGAAAGAAGGCAAAGTCGAACCAACGCCTAAAAAAGATGAATCTGTGAAGCCCGCTGCACCTACCAAAGAGGATGCACAGAAATCAGCTAAACCAGAGCCTGAGAAGCCAGAACCAAAGAAAACACCAGAGAAGATGCCAGACCAGAAATCTGAAAAATCAGAAAccaagaaagaagagaagaaaacagaagtaaaaaaaGGAAGAGAGTAAAGAAGCATCAAAGAATGAGAAAGCCAAATCCTCCAGCACAGTCAGCAAGAAGTAATAATGTAGAGAAGTGGTAATTTAGTGCAACAGGGTGAGACAAAGCAATGTATATAGCACAAGACTGACTATGGTTGTTTAGACAAGCAATAGACTTGAATTGATGGTCAGGGTTATGTATGCAATAGAAATGTGGCAAGTAATTCCCCGCTCCAGAGTATGGCCTTAGCACAGCCCCAAAGCTtttgatgtgtgaatgaatgcaGAATGAAAGTAATGTAACTTCAATGTGAGAACTGCCCAAATAATGAACAAGTGCATTCTTACTGGGGCTTTAATGCATAGAGATGTCAAGCTAATGTAAGCTAAAGATTAAgataaatgtatatttaaactatatttaaaaacactcaCAGGAAAGACTTGAATTTGCTTAATGTGCACTTTAACGCAGCTTCTCCAGACTGGTGATGAGCTGCCACACATTTCTGATCTGCAATACTAGGATAAAGTACACTGTCAATAAACTGCTGGAATTATGCAATATGaaacaataaaagtgaaaaGATATAAAAGCTTTGATTTCATTTGCTCACAGCAGAACACACACTGAGCTAAAGTGCACTGCAATGCGGCTGAGGGGGGAGCTGCACACACCCTCTGTCACTTCCACACTCATGCACATATTCatagaaaaaatgtaataaccaCAACTTAGGACATGACACAGGCGTTGTCAAAACTATTTATTCTCAGGTACAAAGACTTAAAAGTGGTACTTTCTATATGCTATTAATAACAAAGGTAAACATAGAAGTTATGCGAAGTTTAGCGATGGCTGAAGAAACCTTGAGGATGATTGTACTTGAATGGTTTCAGACGATTGGGGCCCCTGAAATGAAAAGTCAGCGagtcttcagaagcaggaaatGCAGTATTCAATTGGAGCACACATTTCCTTTAGTACCTGACAGTCCGGAGGCACATCTTTTCACGTGGAAACTCTCTTGGCCCCTCCACACTATCATCTTGCCCCTCTGTCTCCAAAtacacatccagacacatgcaTAGGCGAGCCATCTGGTTGGTGAAGAGCTGATAACCCGGACGTGGGCCCTGCAGCTCATGTTTGAACATATTCACCTCACTTTCTATTGCCTGAAATGGGAATGGGaccatattaaaatgttaactaAACAAAAGCGTAATAGTGATCTTAAAAGACCAGTCATACTCTTAGGTTATCATCAGTGCGTCCAGTGCGCTCTCCCTTCCAGCTGAGCGACAGAGAGAAGAGTGGGGGCAGTTTCTGGGTAGCGAGGACTCATCACCACAGCagcatggagacgagcagtgcCCCTCTCACTATACCCATGAAGTACAGGTCAGTGTCTTTTGCCAAGCCAGCttcagtcacatgtttatataatGGAAGTTCCTGTATTACAATATCAGAATTATATTTAAGAACCAATTCAAGTCAAAGCCTAAAATCTCATGAGCCCTCTACATACCAAATAGTCCTTGGCAGGTAATTGTGGTCCAAACGAGCTAAACGAGTAATAATCTTTGCCGGAATGAGGTTCTGACACTCACTGGAAACTGGAATAATACTGTGTTCTGggagataaaaacaaaattatgatAAATGCAATTAATTATAAATGTGTGCGTTGTAAGATGTTACCTAAAGATGCAAACTGTTTTTGCAAAGCCAAGCGAGACTGGACCCGTGCCCTTAGAAGCTTCATGGTGGCTTCCATGTGGCTAGCACTCAATGAgctgcccacacacacactctgtcaACAAGAAGCGTACAACTGTTAATATACGtgtataaattaaattaagaaTTTGATCAAAATCCCATACCTCTGAACCGTCACTGGGAAAGTGCAATCCACCTAGATTTTGCACCCACATATAGGGATGGCCCAGTTCATCAACATAGTCCACAAAAGAAACTATCCTAAAACAAAAGATTGTTATGAGAACTCTTGATTCTTCTTGATTATTTATCCAGATACTTACCCGACTTTGTCAAACTGGTAACGATTGGCTGGATTTGGCGTTTCTCCACCCTGGTCCCCAACATAGAGGCAGCTGAGTAGTGTGTCTGATCTCAGCAGCTCTCTGTTGAAAATAACTACTTTCAGTGATTTCTGAAAAAATAAGGTTTCAACAGAAAGAGACATAGACATGTACCCGGCACTGATGGCTGTGCTGAGGTCTATGGGAGTAGTAACCTTGGTTTTTACAGTCATTATATTTAAATTCATCAGGTAAAAAAAGTAAAGATGAAGGACACTGCCATCTGTGGAGACCAAAACACATAACACAGTAATAAAACATTCCATTACTTTAAATGATAGTAGCCTGCTCTGTATTGATTTAGGCAGTGAATGTCCCACTGGGAAGACTTCAGCTAGCAGAGCATTACACAGCAATAAGAGTGCAGCTGCCTGAGAGCAACACTCACTGGACACACAGGACATAATCAGACATGAACTATTGCCCTTTCCCAGTAGGAATGCAAAAGGCAATTTGTTAGTGAAACTATACAAGGCTCAATAATTGCTTTAACAATTGGACTAAACTGACTGCAATAGAAGCGGAATAAGATAAGACAGAGGCTAAGAAGTACAAACACAGGCAGAAGTTATAAAAAGACTTGGGTTAAAATGCTTTGTCTGCAAATTAACTGCTTGCGGACCACAAcccaccctctcctctttttaccCTTTTAGATAGAGTTACGCCTGCATTGCAGATCTTCTTGTAAACTGCCACTTTTTCCCTTAAGATGGAATGGTTGTAACTAGaaggtcatgtttatggtcCCTTTACATATCCACTGAAGTGTCCAATTACCACATTACAATATTGTACTCATATGACAGGAACTACAACCCAAGCACACGCAGCTTCCTGTGATCAAATGTCAACAAAACGGAAAAAGACAGAACATGAAATTACAGCATCTTTGCAATGCCAGCAAAGTAGTACCTTTACACTTGAGATCgacacaaacagagagaggatgTCGTTTCAGCATCTCGCGTCTTTTCTCTTCTAGCTGACCACCGGTAgtggctcttctcctcttctaaaaatgaatgaacaatAAGAATGGAAGTTAGAAAAATGGAACATAAAGAACCTAAAACACTACATTGACACACTAAAACACCTTCCAGCAATTTTTCCCAGAATATAACATCGTCTGACAATAAGCGGTCTAATAGGTTTACAAGTACAAAACTAGACTTACAGttttctcctgctcctcttctgcaTCTGAATCACTTTCATCATctaacaaaacacacagatgtACATTTAGAAAAGAGATTAAAGATGGAATGTGTTGAAAGCAAGCTTGTGAAGAATATACCTTGAGAATCTTCTGGTGGCTTAGAAAGGGCTTTGGCCTCATCCACATCCCCATTGATGGACACAGAAAGGCTCTTAtctgaaaagcaaaaaaatccaATACAGTACCTGTTTAAAGCAGTTAGATTCTTCTgaagtgtaataataatgcatgaagAACACACCACAGGCTTGGCCATATGCATTGGCTTGGACAAAGAGGACATAGAGAGGTGGAGGCAGGTGCCGCGCAATCTCTGTTTGTTTCTGAGTCTGCTCAAAAGGCATTGACAGAAATTCCTGCACTGGGAGAGAGGCCTAtgaaatgaccaaaaaaaagaaCACTTAAATTTATCCATGGACTCAACAAATATTGGTCTATATATTAGTAAGCTATAAAACAATCAAAGAATCAATGTATTATGTGTTAGTTAGAATAGTGACTTGGatgttttcaaatcaaattgTTAAGCATAGCATCATAGCTTTATAAAAGACCTGCATAATGGCATTGAGTCCTGGTTGTAAGCTTGCCAGATGTTCCTTCTTCACTTCAATGCTCTTTTGAATCTTCTCCTTTGTGGTTAGTGATTCCTTGTATTTCTCTGCCAGTctagacaaaataaaatctttcaGATCTTCACCAACCATGAAGTATCAAAGTATGAATCCATGTTGCTTTTCTATACCTTTTCCTTTGCTCCAGTTCCCAGTCTAAGCGTGCTAATGTGAGTTGATGCTGGTCATTATTTGTGAGGTGTGGCCTTGAAATTTCTGGTGGAGCCTCTTTGTAAAACACATCCTCAGTCACCAAATCAATCTCCTCATGTTTAGACCTATACAAACATATTCATTTCAATTGTTATATATTGTAcatgaaataaatatgaaaacactTTAATTTGAGGCAACTCTTTTCTTACTTGAACTCTAAACACTTGCTTATCTCCTTCTGAAGATGCATAACTTCATAAAGGAGATTCTGCAACTGAAGGTGAAGGACATCTACTTTCTGTTTCGCCTGTagaaagaaacatttaaaaagaaaatagcaAAATCTAGAATTACAACAAAGTCTGTGTTTACGTTTTACTGCTGCATTATAAACATTACCTCATGAGTCTGGTCTCTGCCTCGCTTAAGTCGCATGTGAGCAAGTCGATTCAGTTTCTTCAGGTTCATAAAGTGGATACAGCTTTGCATGCGTCTCTGTTCAACCTCAGAAGACTATAAGAGGAGATAATAAGTTTATAATTATGACCTCAAAATCAAGGTAGAGAAACAAATCAAAAGTATTATCACCATCTGCCTTACATACCCCTTCTTTGGCTCCATTGGCTTTCAGCTCTTGGATCTCTGCCATGAGTGTAGACAAGCTTTCACAAGATTCTTTGTACTGAGCGTAGTCCTGTTCAGGATCTCTACTATCCAGCTCCACCTCCTCATTATAAACACGAACATCCTAAACAACGATAAAGGATTTCGTCCATGTGTTTGGATCAACTGCTGGGTAAGAGAGTGCA encodes:
- the thoc5 gene encoding LOW QUALITY PROTEIN: THO complex subunit 5 homolog (The sequence of the model RefSeq protein was modified relative to this genomic sequence to represent the inferred CDS: inserted 1 base in 1 codon; deleted 1 base in 1 codon; substituted 2 bases at 2 genomic stop codons), producing MSSDLKKRKSKVVRSEGGTPETKRGRAEGEQQDVRVYNEEVELDSRDPEQDYAQYKESCESLSTLMAEIQELKANGAKEGSSEVEQRRMQSCIHFMNLKKLNRLAHMRLKRGRDQTHEAKQKVDVLHLQLQNLLYEVMHLQKEISKCLEFKSKHEEIDLVTEDVFYKEAPPEISRPHLTNNDQHQLTLARLDWELEQRKRLAEKYKESLTTKEKIQKSIEVKKEHLASLQPGLNAIMQASLPVQEFLSMPFEQTQKQTEIARHLPPPLYVLFVQANAYGQACDKSLSVSINGDVDEAKALSKPPEDSQDDESDSDAEEEQEKTKRRRATTGGQLEEKRREMLKRHPLSVCVDLKCKDGSVLHLYFFYLMNLNIMTVKTKVTTPIDLSTAISAGELLRSDTLLSCLYVGDQGGETPNPANRYQFDKVGIVSFVDYVDELGHPYMWVQNLGGLHFPSDGSESVCVGSSLSASHMEATMKLLRARVQSRLALQKQFASLEHSIIPVSSECQNLIPAKIITRLARLDHNYLPRTIWYVEGSXDFRLXLELVLKYNSDIVIQELPLYKHVTEAGLAKDTDLYFMGIXERGTARLHAAVVMSPRYQKLPPLFSLSLSWKGERTGRTDDNLRAIESEVNMFKHELQGPRPGYQLFTNQMARLCMCLDVYLETEGQDDSVEGPREFPREKMCLRTVRGPNRLKPFKYNHPQGFFSHR